One window of Caldisericum exile AZM16c01 genomic DNA carries:
- a CDS encoding chromate transporter: MKKHFQLLYDFFIIGLFTIGGGYAMIPLMRETFVKTRNYLTEDEFLEMLAISQITPGPIAINMATFIGYREGGLLGSTFATVGVVLPSFIVILLISMFFANLTQIPQVKKFFIGILTGVVGEIIYITFDIFKKAKKTILYILILLLSLVELFVLKINPIYVILIGGALGIVFGKFFEDKNGASS; encoded by the coding sequence ATGAAAAAGCATTTTCAACTTCTTTACGATTTTTTTATTATAGGGCTTTTTACAATAGGTGGAGGATATGCAATGATTCCCCTTATGAGGGAAACTTTCGTGAAAACAAGAAATTATCTTACAGAAGACGAATTTTTAGAGATGCTTGCGATTTCACAGATTACCCCTGGACCAATTGCAATTAACATGGCAACATTTATCGGGTATAGAGAAGGAGGTCTTTTGGGTTCTACCTTTGCAACCGTTGGTGTTGTGCTTCCTTCGTTTATCGTCATTCTTCTTATTTCGATGTTTTTTGCAAACCTTACTCAAATTCCTCAGGTGAAGAAGTTTTTCATAGGAATTCTAACAGGTGTTGTTGGAGAGATAATCTATATTACATTTGATATCTTTAAGAAAGCCAAAAAAACCATATTATACATTTTGATACTTTTACTTTCTCTTGTGGAACTTTTCGTTTTAAAGATAAATCCGATTTATGTAATTCTTATTGGTGGCGCATTGGGGATAGTTTTTGGGAAATTTTTCGAGGATAAAAATGGCGCTTCTTCTTAG
- a CDS encoding chromate transporter has product MALLLRLFFEFFKIGIVTFGGGQAMLPLLQHSFVTELHWITQERFLYFVSVSEVTPGPVALNMATFIGYELNGVIGSAFATLGVVMPSFLVILAIAHFEKKFKESVLYKRFMFGIKPVIIALLINAIYLIIGRGFVGFIPYLMAIASLVVFIFYKKSPVLILLVAGVIGVFVLR; this is encoded by the coding sequence ATGGCGCTTCTTCTTAGGTTATTTTTTGAGTTTTTTAAAATAGGAATTGTAACCTTTGGCGGCGGACAAGCAATGCTTCCCCTTCTTCAACACTCCTTTGTAACTGAACTTCACTGGATTACGCAAGAGCGTTTCCTATATTTTGTATCTGTTTCTGAAGTTACCCCTGGTCCTGTTGCGCTTAACATGGCAACCTTCATTGGTTACGAACTAAATGGCGTTATCGGTTCTGCTTTTGCAACTCTTGGCGTTGTGATGCCGTCATTTCTTGTGATTCTTGCTATTGCACACTTTGAGAAGAAGTTTAAAGAGAGTGTTTTGTATAAACGATTCATGTTTGGCATAAAGCCTGTTATCATAGCACTTCTCATAAATGCAATATATCTTATTATAGGCCGTGGATTTGTTGGTTTTATTCCTTACCTAATGGCTATTGCAAGCCTTGTTGTGTTCATTTTTTATAAGAAGTCGCCTGTTTTGATACTTCTTGTTGCGGGAGTTATTGGAGTGTTTGTTTTAAGATAG
- a CDS encoding lipoate--protein ligase family protein, with the protein MEIEVIESNSFDPFENLKIEQDLFESPLSNKIILRFWVNSPSVIIGKFQKVEYEVNLDLAQSLGIPVLRRFSGGGAVYHDEGVLNMTIIKEKELWLFSNYIIDEAKYLTNLIADAIEKETGNPVRVNERNGIFINYKKIAGSSVAVSRNFLYHISILVNANQKILKEILQGHPYEESEKRFVKSVKSEVINLQEFNPQINIITLKEHLKRHLVKNLHLKIGQL; encoded by the coding sequence ATGGAAATTGAAGTTATTGAAAGCAACTCCTTTGATCCATTTGAAAATTTGAAGATAGAGCAGGACCTTTTCGAGAGCCCATTATCCAACAAAATAATTCTGAGGTTTTGGGTCAATTCTCCATCTGTTATAATTGGTAAATTCCAAAAAGTTGAATATGAAGTTAACCTTGACCTTGCACAAAGTTTGGGAATACCAGTTTTACGGAGATTTTCAGGAGGAGGTGCCGTTTATCATGATGAAGGTGTGTTAAATATGACAATTATAAAGGAAAAGGAACTTTGGCTATTTTCAAATTACATAATCGATGAAGCAAAATATCTTACGAATTTAATTGCAGATGCAATTGAAAAAGAAACTGGAAACCCTGTTAGGGTAAACGAAAGAAACGGAATATTTATAAACTATAAAAAGATTGCAGGGTCAAGTGTTGCTGTATCAAGAAATTTTCTGTATCATATATCAATTCTTGTAAACGCAAACCAAAAGATTCTTAAAGAAATCCTTCAGGGGCACCCCTATGAAGAAAGTGAAAAGCGTTTTGTAAAAAGTGTTAAAAGTGAGGTAATAAATTTGCAAGAATTTAACCCACAGATTAATATAATAACATTAAAAGAGCATCTTAAGAGACATTTGGTTAAGAATTTACACTTAAAGATTGGGCAATTATAA
- a CDS encoding diacylglycerol kinase family protein, with product MIGKVGIIANPQSGKDIRRLVSKASVFDNEEKVNIVERILSVFNYFGVEEIYYMDDSYGIVRKALARIKGINIKANPIEIDYTFDEIDSTNAAKVMQEKVDIIIVIGGDGTNRAVVKGLNLDDPMPLAPISTGTNNAFPQMIESTTVALSIISYLLTEEKEELTKREKLLRIKINDISDLALVDIAVSKEQFIGSKAVWNEKSIKAIFVTVAEVTNIGFSSVIAYEHPIRRNDPYGGFAILSDTGEKILFPIAPGKIAKANIKESGILHENIPYKLLMERGTIALDGERKIEVYKESVASVSLTLNGPKVLDFKRALEEGIKGKFFTQA from the coding sequence ATGATTGGTAAGGTTGGAATTATTGCAAATCCACAGTCAGGGAAAGATATAAGAAGGCTTGTGTCAAAGGCTTCTGTATTTGATAACGAGGAAAAGGTAAATATCGTAGAGAGAATTCTTTCGGTTTTCAACTATTTCGGTGTTGAAGAAATTTATTATATGGATGATAGCTATGGTATTGTAAGAAAAGCACTTGCAAGAATTAAAGGAATAAACATAAAGGCAAACCCAATAGAAATTGATTACACCTTTGATGAGATAGATAGCACTAATGCCGCAAAAGTTATGCAAGAGAAAGTTGATATCATAATTGTAATAGGTGGTGATGGCACAAATAGGGCTGTTGTTAAGGGGCTAAATCTTGATGACCCTATGCCACTTGCCCCAATTTCAACAGGCACAAATAATGCATTCCCGCAGATGATTGAGAGCACAACCGTTGCACTTTCTATAATTTCATATCTTTTAACAGAAGAAAAAGAAGAACTTACAAAAAGAGAAAAATTGCTTAGAATAAAAATAAATGACATTTCTGATTTGGCACTCGTTGATATTGCAGTTTCAAAAGAGCAATTTATTGGTTCTAAGGCTGTTTGGAATGAAAAATCTATTAAAGCAATTTTTGTAACTGTAGCAGAGGTAACAAACATTGGATTTTCCTCGGTTATTGCATACGAGCACCCAATCCGGAGAAACGATCCATACGGAGGTTTTGCAATACTTTCAGATACTGGGGAAAAAATCCTTTTCCCCATTGCACCAGGAAAAATTGCAAAAGCAAATATAAAAGAATCTGGGATTTTACACGAAAACATACCTTATAAACTCCTCATGGAAAGAGGAACCATAGCGCTTGACGGAGAAAGAAAAATCGAAGTTTATAAAGAAAGTGTCGCTTCCGTATCCTTAACTCTTAATGGCCCAAAAGTGCTTGATTTTAAAAGAGCACTTGAAGAAGGAATAAAAGGAAAATTCTTTACGCAAGCATAA
- a CDS encoding sigma-54-dependent Fis family transcriptional regulator, translating to MDGKIKEKFLTVSYKELEERKSQYASYISNLKDIFSSFSKDTPLTVSFVDKDGVVLFTVGNSEDSTIFEGLVFDERLGNTAIGKALQTGVPCEVKGREHTNPKFFEWSCSAVPIYEKDNLIGVIGVSTRLQDYPPFTIELAKLIASSVTKQVLLDSALKEMNISKKFIQVFAEGNKDGVLILDKNANVVYINSVGASILRINQQEAIGRNVTEIVDFTPVILEVFRTHKGYIDREFIIESPSRGTLHFIKTAVVLRDENGEFAGVVDFFKEIEKVRKFVTSFIGAEARFTFEDIKGRSQKFVEAMRIAKIAAHSNASVLITGETGTGKEMFAQAIHFESARNKGPFVAINCSAIPQELAESEFFGYEGGSFTDADRKGRTGKFELANGGTLFLDEVGDLPLSLQPKILRALEDKVITRVGGTKSIKIDVRVIAATNKNLEELVNQNLFRRDLYYRLNVIQINIPPLRERKEDIEVLAMHFLERLSKSLGKEVKGYDKSFIEPLLNYSFPGNVRELQNIIERAIITADSDTLTAQHLPKEIFKQENPDLNFPDYSFDEMRKNLVIKVLFETNFNITNASKKLGISRPTLYKLIRKYNINITQHL from the coding sequence ATGGATGGCAAAATAAAGGAAAAATTTTTAACAGTTTCCTATAAAGAACTTGAGGAAAGGAAATCACAATATGCTTCTTATATTTCCAATTTGAAAGACATTTTTTCTTCTTTTTCTAAGGATACACCGCTAACCGTATCTTTTGTCGACAAAGATGGAGTTGTTCTTTTTACAGTAGGAAATTCTGAAGATTCGACAATTTTTGAAGGTCTTGTTTTTGATGAAAGGTTAGGTAATACTGCCATAGGCAAGGCACTTCAAACAGGTGTGCCGTGTGAAGTAAAAGGGAGGGAGCACACAAATCCCAAATTTTTTGAATGGTCATGCAGTGCTGTCCCAATATATGAAAAGGATAATTTAATTGGAGTAATAGGTGTTTCTACACGCTTGCAAGATTATCCGCCATTTACAATTGAACTTGCGAAACTCATTGCAAGTAGTGTCACAAAACAAGTTCTTCTTGATAGTGCTCTAAAAGAAATGAATATTTCAAAAAAATTTATACAAGTTTTTGCCGAAGGGAACAAAGATGGAGTATTGATTCTCGATAAGAATGCAAATGTAGTATATATAAATTCTGTAGGCGCCTCGATTTTAAGGATAAACCAACAAGAAGCAATAGGTAGAAATGTTACGGAAATTGTTGACTTTACACCCGTTATACTTGAGGTTTTTAGGACCCATAAAGGCTATATTGATAGAGAATTTATAATTGAGAGTCCTTCAAGAGGCACATTGCATTTCATAAAAACTGCAGTAGTTCTTCGCGATGAAAATGGCGAATTTGCAGGCGTTGTAGATTTCTTTAAGGAGATTGAGAAGGTAAGAAAATTTGTAACATCATTCATTGGGGCAGAAGCACGCTTTACGTTTGAAGATATAAAAGGAAGATCCCAAAAATTTGTGGAAGCAATGAGAATTGCAAAAATTGCTGCTCATTCTAATGCCTCGGTATTAATAACTGGAGAAACTGGAACGGGCAAGGAAATGTTTGCTCAGGCAATTCATTTTGAAAGCGCAAGAAACAAAGGTCCTTTCGTTGCTATTAATTGCTCCGCCATTCCACAAGAGCTTGCTGAAAGCGAATTCTTTGGGTATGAGGGTGGCTCTTTTACAGACGCAGACAGAAAAGGTCGAACTGGGAAATTTGAACTTGCCAATGGTGGAACATTGTTCTTAGACGAGGTGGGAGACCTTCCACTTTCACTTCAACCTAAAATTTTACGAGCACTTGAAGATAAAGTTATAACAAGAGTTGGAGGAACAAAGTCAATTAAGATAGACGTGCGTGTAATTGCTGCAACGAACAAAAATCTTGAAGAACTTGTTAATCAAAATCTCTTTAGACGTGACTTATATTATCGGCTTAATGTAATTCAAATAAACATTCCACCTTTAAGAGAAAGAAAAGAAGACATAGAAGTTCTTGCAATGCATTTTCTTGAAAGGCTTTCAAAATCCCTCGGAAAAGAAGTAAAAGGGTATGATAAAAGTTTTATTGAACCCCTTCTAAATTACAGTTTTCCCGGGAATGTAAGGGAACTACAAAATATTATAGAAAGAGCCATAATAACTGCTGATTCAGATACGCTTACAGCACAACACCTTCCTAAGGAGATATTCAAACAAGAAAATCCGGATTTAAATTTTCCAGATTATTCTTTTGATGAGATGAGAAAAAATCTTGTAATTAAAGTTCTTTTTGAAACGAATTTTAACATAACTAATGCATCAAAGAAATTAGGCATATCGAGACCCACGCTGTATAAACTCATTAGAAAGTATAATATTAACATTACTCAACATCTGTAA
- a CDS encoding PCC domain-containing protein, with product MKIKKEGSFEFIEMERGETLNKNLNELIGLSGFIVKDNSLPLHLHVYLGNSQKGVIDGHLFDSEVFTFGEMSILWSPINVKRILKDGLFLLDF from the coding sequence ATGAAAATAAAAAAGGAAGGTAGCTTTGAGTTTATTGAGATGGAACGCGGGGAAACCCTAAATAAAAATTTGAATGAACTTATTGGACTTAGCGGTTTTATTGTAAAAGACAATAGTTTACCTCTCCATTTGCATGTGTATCTTGGGAATTCTCAAAAAGGGGTAATAGATGGACATCTTTTTGATTCTGAGGTATTTACCTTTGGAGAGATGTCTATCTTATGGAGCCCCATTAATGTAAAGAGAATTCTAAAGGATGGTCTTTTTTTGTTAGATTTTTAA
- a CDS encoding thiamine pyrophosphate-dependent dehydrogenase E1 component subunit alpha, which translates to MELSKELLLKFYKDMVRIRNFELKAEELFLQGKLPGFIHLYIGEEAIAVGAMANLRVEDYITSTHRGHGHMLAKGASMRKMMAELYGKKHGYCKGKGGSMHIADVSIGVLGANGEVGGGLPIAVGAGMAIKLQKKDSVVISFFGDGASNRGAFHEALNWASVFKLPVIFLNENNQFASTERVQETTSVENISDRAVGYNMPGVSIDGNDVIAVFETVKEAVERARNGGGPTLIEAKTYRLKGHFVGDPQLYRTKEEVDLKWPNEPISRFEKKLFEGGYLTEKEKEEIWNDAKNEVEDAVLFAEQDEYPAPEEALEDLFEDSTNCLY; encoded by the coding sequence ATGGAATTATCAAAGGAACTGTTACTGAAATTTTACAAAGACATGGTTCGCATCAGGAATTTTGAACTAAAAGCTGAAGAGCTATTTCTTCAAGGGAAACTTCCAGGGTTTATACATCTGTACATTGGTGAAGAGGCGATTGCAGTTGGCGCAATGGCAAATTTGAGAGTTGAGGACTACATTACTTCTACTCATAGAGGGCATGGTCATATGCTTGCAAAAGGTGCCTCAATGAGAAAGATGATGGCTGAACTCTATGGCAAAAAACACGGTTACTGTAAAGGTAAAGGTGGCTCAATGCACATTGCTGATGTTTCAATTGGTGTTCTTGGTGCAAATGGTGAGGTTGGCGGTGGTTTGCCTATTGCAGTTGGTGCAGGAATGGCAATTAAATTACAGAAGAAAGACAGTGTTGTTATTTCATTCTTTGGTGATGGGGCATCAAACAGAGGTGCCTTTCACGAGGCTCTTAACTGGGCGTCGGTCTTTAAACTTCCTGTGATTTTCCTTAATGAAAATAACCAGTTTGCTTCTACTGAAAGAGTGCAGGAAACTACATCTGTTGAGAATATTTCCGATAGAGCAGTTGGCTATAACATGCCTGGTGTTTCAATCGATGGAAATGATGTAATTGCGGTATTCGAAACAGTAAAAGAGGCGGTTGAAAGAGCAAGAAATGGTGGTGGTCCGACGCTGATTGAGGCAAAGACCTACAGACTTAAAGGTCACTTTGTTGGCGATCCTCAACTTTACAGAACAAAGGAAGAAGTTGATTTAAAATGGCCCAACGAACCTATTTCAAGGTTTGAGAAAAAACTCTTCGAAGGTGGATATCTTACAGAGAAAGAAAAAGAAGAAATTTGGAATGATGCAAAGAATGAAGTAGAAGATGCAGTCCTGTTTGCGGAACAAGACGAATATCCTGCACCTGAGGAAGCTCTTGAAGACCTTTTTGAAGACAGCACAAATTGTCTATATTGA
- a CDS encoding alpha-ketoacid dehydrogenase subunit beta has protein sequence MREITFSEALGEAILEEMSRDPTIFTYGEDIAKQGGIFGAYKPILGKYQDRIIDTPISEEVIFGSALGAALAGMRPVAEFHFADFLFTGMAAIANQIMKFKYMTGGQGKLHLILRGPDGISKSAAAQHSESIETIFMHIPGIKVIIPSTPYDMKGLFKTALRSDDPVICFEHKMLYRMKGPVPEEEYYIPFGVADVKREGKDVTVIATSRMVHESLLAAQELEKEGVSVEVVDLRTLVPWDKETVFKSVKKTHKVVIAHETWRRAGWGAEIAATIQEELFDYLDAPIRRVGAKNVHIPFSPPLQDFVVPDKNSVIEAVRSVL, from the coding sequence ATGAGAGAAATTACCTTTTCTGAGGCATTAGGCGAAGCAATTTTGGAAGAAATGTCCAGGGATCCAACAATCTTTACATATGGAGAGGATATTGCAAAACAAGGTGGGATTTTTGGAGCATACAAACCAATTCTTGGCAAATATCAAGATAGAATTATAGATACTCCAATTTCTGAGGAGGTTATTTTTGGTTCAGCACTTGGTGCGGCATTAGCAGGAATGAGGCCAGTTGCTGAGTTTCATTTTGCAGACTTCCTTTTTACTGGGATGGCTGCTATTGCAAACCAGATAATGAAGTTTAAGTATATGACAGGAGGGCAGGGGAAACTTCACCTGATCTTAAGAGGACCTGATGGTATTTCAAAATCTGCTGCCGCACAGCATTCGGAATCAATTGAAACTATTTTTATGCATATCCCGGGCATTAAGGTGATTATTCCATCTACACCATACGATATGAAAGGGTTATTTAAAACAGCACTTCGTTCTGACGACCCTGTCATTTGCTTTGAACACAAAATGCTTTACAGAATGAAAGGACCTGTCCCGGAAGAGGAATACTATATTCCGTTTGGAGTTGCTGACGTAAAACGTGAGGGTAAAGATGTCACAGTAATTGCAACATCAAGGATGGTTCATGAATCTCTTTTAGCAGCACAGGAACTTGAAAAAGAAGGTGTAAGTGTTGAGGTTGTTGACTTGCGAACGCTTGTGCCGTGGGACAAAGAAACTGTCTTTAAATCTGTGAAAAAAACCCACAAGGTTGTCATTGCTCATGAAACTTGGAGAAGAGCAGGATGGGGTGCAGAAATTGCTGCAACAATCCAAGAAGAACTATTCGATTATCTTGATGCTCCAATTAGAAGAGTCGGTGCAAAGAATGTTCATATACCTTTTTCACCACCGTTACAGGATTTTGTTGTTCCTGACAAGAACAGTGTAATTGAGGCGGTAAGGAGCGTGTTATAA